In Streptacidiphilus sp. P02-A3a, the DNA window CCCGCCACGCCCGAGGCCACGGCACCGGTCGAACCGCCGCCACCGGTGCTCGTTCCGCTGGTGAAGGGCTGGAAGGCGCGGGCGAAGTCACCGGTGTTCTGGCTGATCCCGCTACAGGTGCCCGAGGCGGCGGTCGCGCCCGCGCATCCGCCGTTGTCCCGGTTCTCCGACCAGTAGGACAGCATCGCTATGCCCTTGGACGCGTCGTAGGACTCCACGTTGGCCGCGTCGGCCAGCGTGAACACCTCGCCCGCGCTGTCGTTCTGGCCGATCATGGGAGTGTTGCCGAGCTTGGCGTAGGCCGCCGCGGTGGAGATGCCGAAAGCGCTGGCGACCTGACTCGCGGTCGCGTCCAGGGCCTGGTCGGATGCGTTGCCCATCTCGGTCCCGGAGGTGGCGTAGTCCATGGTCATGATGTTGACGATGTCGGGTGTGAAACCGTTGGCACGGGCGTTGTCGAGCAGGTTCACGCCGTCCTGGCCGAGGCCGCTGGGACTGGCCGGGACGGTGAAGGAGATCGAGAGCGGTCGGCCATTGCTGGACGCCCAACTGCGAACCTGTGCCAGGGCCTTGTCCCTGCGGTCGATCCCGGCGGTGTTGGTCAGTGAGTTCGACTCGATGTCGAAGTCGATGTGGGACAGGTTGAAGGTGGTGACCACGGACGCGATCTGTGCCGCGGCTGCCTGCGGGGTGGAGCAGGCGTCGCCCAGCTCGGTCAGAGCGGAGTCGGACCCATAGCCGCCGAAGGACACCGAGACATCGCCACCCTGGGCACGGAGGCTGTCGATCTGGTTCTGCAGACTGGCCTGCTCACCTATCGACCACTGACAGTTGGCACCGTCGACGAACGCGATGGTGAAGAACTTGGTGCCGTAGCTGCCGGCCACGTTGCTGAGCGTCAGATTGCCCGACCAGGTGTCCGCGAAGGGAGCGAAGACGTGCGCGGGCCACGGGTTCGGCGAGGACGCAGAAGCCGGGGCCGCGGCCCCCACGGCCACAGCACCCGCAGCCGCGATCACCCCGAGTGCGGACAGTGCGGAAACCAATCTTGAGCGGCTGAACATGCCAAACTCCCTCTCACTGAACCGACTACGACGGCCCCGGCCCGCGCCTCTGTGAACGGAACGACATCAGGGCAGCGCTTGAGAACTGAGGCAAACGAGAACGGAGGCCCGTCGGCTGCCGAGCGTCCGAGGGTGACCCGTGAGTCTCGCTGCTTCCATGGAGGGCTCCAGGGGCGTGATGACTACGGCGCGCTGTCGCGGCATGCGCTTGAGAGCGCTCTCAAAAAAGTAGTGATGCGTTGGGGATGCGTCAATGGTCTGGACCATAGATGAGTTTTTCCATCCGGGCAACGCGTGGTGCGGCAGTTGGGATCAACGCCGAGCCGGCCTGGCGCTCCTGGGAGCAGCATGAGGTCTCTGCCATCAGGAAGGGTATGGCGACGGCCACCGTCTCAGTCAACTGCCTTGTTCAGATGCGACCTGACGGTCCATCGCCTCCCAGGAGGCCGACCGGCGCAGCGGCGGCCCAGCTGATCAGGCAAATGTCGGCAGGCCCCCTCGTTGTTGGATTTTGTGTCAGTTCATCGATTTCTCATGCCCATTGACAGAAGAACCAACAAGAGTGCTCAATGTGCCTTGGGCATCCAGCCCGCCCCACGGTGTCTCTGGCGCCCAAGCGGCCATGTGCGTCTATGGCATGGTCATGACGTGTCTGTGGTGCGGCGTTGCTTCCACTGCGTCGTGCCACCCCCACCGACCGTCTTGCCTCGCTGATCGACCGCCATCGTGCGGTTCGGCGGGCAGCGAAGGAGAAGAACGATGCACGCTGATCGGCGAAAACCGGCATCCCGCGGCTCGTCCAAGGCTCCCGCGCATGCCGGCCACCGTACTTGCTGATGTCCTGATCAGGGCACCGGTCCCATCCGCGCCCGCCTGCCGACCTGGACGTGTGCTGGCAGGCGGCCTGCGGGGTGCGTGAGGCGGCCGGCCGAGGACGGCAGCACGTCTCGCCGGGCACCCTAGTTCCCCTTTCCCAGTGGCACGTTGATGCCCTGGTCGACCCCCGATTGGGTAGAACCATGAGAGCTCTCTTCCGCTGGGCGGTGGCGTTGGCCGCTGCCACCGGGCTCGCCGCCGCAGTTCCGATGGCGGCGCAGGCCACGACCGTGTCACCGACCACCACGGGCCACGTCACGACCACGCCCGCCTGCGCCAAGCCGCTGCATCCGGGCGGTCCGGTCTGTTACTCCCTGGTGCGCACCGACCTCCACGCCGTGCACGCCGACGCGCTCACCCCCGACCAGGCTCCCTCCGGCTACGGACCGGCGGACCTTCAGAGCGCCTACAACCTCGCCTCGGCCGCCGCGTCCGCCGGCGGCGGGGCGACGGTGGCGGTCGTGGAGAACGCGGACAACCCGAACCTGGAGGCGGACCTGGGGACCTACCGCTCCCAGTACGGCCTGCCCGCCTGTACCACGGCCAACGGTTGCTTCCGCAAGGTCAATCAGAGCGGCCAGCAGAGCAACTACCCTCCGGGCGACACCGGCTGGGGCACAGAGGCGTCGCTGGACATCGACATGGTCTCCGCGATCTGCCCCAACTGCCACATCCTGGTCGTCGAGGCGGGCGACCTGGACGCGGCCCAGAACACCGCGGTCTCCCTGGGCGCCCACTTCATCTCCAACAGCTGGGGCACCGGCGACGATTCCGGCGACGCCAGCAGTGACGGCGACTACAACCACGCCGGTGTGGTCGACGTCGCCAGTTCGGGCGACGGTGGCTACGGAGTGAGCTACCCCGCCTCGTCCCGTTACGTCGTGGCCGCGGGCGGCACCTCCCTGAGCCGGAGCTCCTCCTCGCGCGGCTGGTCGGAGACGGCATGGTCGGGCTCCGGCGCGGGCTGCTCCTCCTGGGAGACCAAGCCGTCCTGGCAGACCGACACCGGCTGCGGCAACCGCACCGTCGCGGACGTCTCGGCCGTGGCCGACCCCGGCACCGGCGTCGCCGTCTACGACACCTACGGAGAGGGAGGCTGGTTCGTGGTCGGCGGTACCAGCGCCTCCTCGCCGATCATCGCCTCGGTGTACGCCCTGGCGGGCGCCCCCGCCACGAACGCCGCCTCGGTGCTCTACGCCAACCGCTCGGGCCTGAACGACGTGACCTCGGGATCGGACGGCTCCTGCAACCCCTCCTACCTGTGCACGGCCACCACCGGCTACGACGGTCCGACCGGTCTGGGCACGCCCAACGGCCTCAGCGCCTTCACCGGAACCGGTACCGGTGGCGGTGGCGGTGGTTCGACCGGTGCGGTGACCTCGGGCATATCGGGCAAGTGCCTGGACGACTTCGCGGGCAGCAGTGCGGACGGCACTATCGCCGACCTGTACGACTGCAACGGGACTCCGGCGCAGGCGTGGACCGTGGCCGGTAACAACACGTTGCAGGTCAACGGCAAGTGCCTGGACATCACCGGCGGCTCCACCGCTGACGGGGCGCTGGTGGAGTTGTGGGACTGCAACGGCGGCGGGAACCAGGTCTGGCAGCAGGGCGCGAACAACACCCTGGTCAACCCGGCCTCCGGCAAGTGCCTGGACGACCCCGGGTTCAGCACCACCAACGGCACCCAACTCGACCTCTGGGACTGCAACGGCGGCACCAACCAGCAGTGGAACCTGCCCTAACACCGCACCACCCCAACGGGGAGCAGGGACCCCACCATGCCTGCTCCCCGGCTTCGGGCAGCTGACCGTAGAAGAGCCGACATTGAGGACTCGCCATGCAATGGAGAAGAACCATAGGCCGCCGCGTGCGGCATCGGATGGGTGCGCTCGTGGGGGCGGTGGTCCTGGTCGCCGCCACTTTGGGGTTCGTGGGCGCCTTGGCCACGACCGCCGAGGCCGCCACGTCCGGGGCGATCACCGGGTACCAGGGTCTGTGCCTGGACGACTTCGCCGGTAGCAGCGCCGACGGCACCATCGTCGACCTGTACGGCTGCAACAACACCCCCGCCCAGCAGTGGACCGTGGCCAGTAACAACACGTTGCAGATCAACGGCAAGTGCCTGGACATCACCGGCGCGTCCACCGCCGACGGGGCGCTGGTGGAGTTGTGGGACTGCAACGGCGGCGGGAACCAGGTCTGGCAGCAGGGCGCGAACAACACCCTGGTCAACCCCGCCTCCGGCAAGTGCCTGGACGACCCCGGGTTCAGCACCACCAACGGTACCCAGCTGGACATCTGGGACTGCAACGGCGGAGCCAACCAGGCATGGAACCTGCCCGGCGGCACCACGCCTCCGACCTCGCCCCCTCCTCCGACCGGCGGCAGTCTCGGCTCGAACGTGATCGTGATCAGCCCGAGCGAGTCGGTGAGCACGATCGCCAGCACCCTGAACGCGCTCGGCACTCAGCAGAACCCGAACCAGTTCGGTACGCAACGCTACGAGATCCTGTTCCAGCCCGGAACCTAC includes these proteins:
- a CDS encoding chitinase produces the protein MGAAAPASASSPNPWPAHVFAPFADTWSGNLTLSNVAGSYGTKFFTIAFVDGANCQWSIGEQASLQNQIDSLRAQGGDVSVSFGGYGSDSALTELGDACSTPQAAAAQIASVVTTFNLSHIDFDIESNSLTNTAGIDRRDKALAQVRSWASSNGRPLSISFTVPASPSGLGQDGVNLLDNARANGFTPDIVNIMTMDYATSGTEMGNASDQALDATASQVASAFGISTAAAYAKLGNTPMIGQNDSAGEVFTLADAANVESYDASKGIAMLSYWSENRDNGGCAGATAASGTCSGISQNTGDFARAFQPFTSGTSTGGGGSTGAVASGVAGKCLDDFAGSSADGTIVDLYDCNNTPAQQWTVASNNTLQINGKCLDITGASTADGALVELWDCNGGGNQVWQQGANNTLVNPASGKCLDDPGFSTTNGTQLDIWDCNGGTNQVWTLG
- a CDS encoding S53 family peptidase; translated protein: MRALFRWAVALAAATGLAAAVPMAAQATTVSPTTTGHVTTTPACAKPLHPGGPVCYSLVRTDLHAVHADALTPDQAPSGYGPADLQSAYNLASAAASAGGGATVAVVENADNPNLEADLGTYRSQYGLPACTTANGCFRKVNQSGQQSNYPPGDTGWGTEASLDIDMVSAICPNCHILVVEAGDLDAAQNTAVSLGAHFISNSWGTGDDSGDASSDGDYNHAGVVDVASSGDGGYGVSYPASSRYVVAAGGTSLSRSSSSRGWSETAWSGSGAGCSSWETKPSWQTDTGCGNRTVADVSAVADPGTGVAVYDTYGEGGWFVVGGTSASSPIIASVYALAGAPATNAASVLYANRSGLNDVTSGSDGSCNPSYLCTATTGYDGPTGLGTPNGLSAFTGTGTGGGGGGSTGAVTSGISGKCLDDFAGSSADGTIADLYDCNGTPAQAWTVAGNNTLQVNGKCLDITGGSTADGALVELWDCNGGGNQVWQQGANNTLVNPASGKCLDDPGFSTTNGTQLDLWDCNGGTNQQWNLP